The genomic region tgttttcaattgtgcAACTGCCTCCTACAGTCTCCTGCCTAATTGAaagggacattttaacacaactaggagtggtgttaactaatcagcaccctttggggtaattgccattgcttggactttccccattccactcacctggaaaacagatacaccagtgatggttaagcaatggcctCTAAAAAGGGGATAGCCTTATGCATGCTCATGAtcttgtttgcacagcaacaaccattttcctctttgcagattgACATTATTAGAAATACTCTTGCTTCACATTCACTTGatattgcttcagagaaaattcaaacaacaaagccttggaaatatttgggatggacttTGATGGATCAAAAAGTGATACCTCAAAAATTGGAGTTACAACTGGACATTAAGACTCTACATGATGCACAGAAATTACTGGGGGACTTACAATGGCTAAAGCCTATTATGGGAATACCGAATCATTTGTTAGAAACCCTGCGGCCTTTGTTGAAGGGTGTTGACCCTACTACTCCTGTATGCCTGACACAGGAGCATCGTCTTGCCTTGCAACAAATCAGTGACTGTGTACAACAGGGGTATGTGTCTCGTCGACAACTCGACCACCCTATTGACCTTACTATCTGGAATAGCCCTTGccacctgcttggtgctctctctcaacaacaggagaaaatgggggagaTACAGGTGTTGGAATGGTTGTCTCCACCattacagcataagaaaacaatatgttcaaaaattgaacaattggctgcataaaaaaaaaaaaaaaaaaaaaaaaaaaaaaaaaaaaaaaaaaaaaaaaaaaaaaaaaggacgtCTCAGAACTCTTGAAGTGGATGGTAGAGAATCTGCCACCATTAGACtgcctatggaaaaagaaactttggACTGGTACCTGATTAATTCAAAGGATTTACAAGAAGCTTTATTGACATCGTCTGCAAAAGTAGATACCAGCAAATTAGTACCTAGAGTTTtgcaatggatgacagaatggaacTGGATTACTCGACCCTTGAGAGAAGAATGCCCTATAGAAAGAGCTGTTACAGCCTTTACCGATGCAGGAAAGAAGTCAAggcgtgctgctgtcacttggcaagaaaaaggacaatggaaacaTCAAATCATCACAGCAGACCCTGCGGATAGTTTACAAACGTTGGAATTGTTGGCAGTAGTATGGGCAGTATCCAACTTACAGGGACCTTTAAATGTGGTTACAGACTCTATGTATGTTGCAGGAGTAGCCAAACGaatagaggaagcagcaattaaggaagtgaATGATAAACGATTGTATGAGTTGTTGGTACAATTAAGGAAAGCTCTACGGGAAAGAAATGCAGCGTATTCTGTGCTTTGCACtctcctcctgaggaattgGACCTTTTTGGCAGTACAAACGCCAGTTTGTCTAACACTACAGCTGGTGGATGGTTTAGCTTTAAGTCTTCAAACCGACCAAAAGAAACATGGGCCACCCTAGATTCATTCCTGAATGTGAGTGAAATCTCTCCgcagcattacagtaaatgtaacagTACCAAAATCACTGCACCAATGAAATTACCCacgggaatatttttaatttgcggaGACAGGGCGTGGAATGGCATACCAGCTAGACCACAGGGTGGACCCTGTTATTTGGGTAAACTGTCATTGTTTCATCCTAATGTgtccttgctaatgcagctgagtcaaaattcaaacagaaagagacgtagcatacatgacttagactgcagcTCGATAGGAGATCCACAATTTTGGGGCACATTCAAACAAGTGGTTGTTTCAACTATCTTGCCAGGAGGATCTGCCAATAAGgctatgaatttagcaaagcaattagggtgctgggcaaagagtgaactgaacaagacatcacaaatCCTAGACATGCTAAccacagatgtgcagagtgttaaccatgctgttttgcaaaatagagctgccatagattttttgcttttagcacaaggacatggatgtgaagaatttgagggaatgtgttgcatgaatctgtCTGACCATTCGGTGTCCATTCACACTAAGATAAAAGAACTAcaacagggacttcacaatctgaaggaagaagaaggtttagGAATCGACGAATGGCTTAAAAGCTTAGGACTTGGACCGTGGCTAAGAAACCTTGTGATCTATGCTATAGGactgctgggtgtaattttactgtttttgctgattttgccttgtgtttttaattgcattcaaaacatggtcagccgtacaatagcaaaaacctggcaagctaatttccttgcacaagaagaaaacgggggaaatgtggagagctttaatgtggagagctttattaatagttggttagctgagaaaggccatgctgacatattgccactggtcaagctgagaaatcagcagtcagcaagctgaaaggagatgtcagcagcttgcaatcagtggccttgctgcaacatggagaaagggagtagagattagtcctgaatatctcctaagaatatgtagaaagtatcaaaagtaggaccataggaatgtaaaagtaggtgtaactgctgatatgtaactaaccaatcctgagctcaacttttgcaatatgcatgaagttaattacgaactgtatttaacccgctgtgctgatcaataaaattgggcctgtgatgatcaaactgatgtcctggtctccttccgtcgacagcccttggtggcacagaccgtgctgtgccccagggcaccaagacttggcttctctttgtccccacctgtcatcactgcctccagttctctgctccactgggggcctggggacactttctcagtcgtgTCCCTCactgggacccattaaaagtccaagaaagtttggagttggattctgacttggagttctggagaggtttcttcagctccctctcaggaactgatgttcagggcctgagcacaaagccccagaggctcattaaagtccttgtcctgtgtctgtgctgctgagctgggctgggctcctggcacagaggcagctcctggtaaccaagaagagcttcaaaagcacatttctcttgatgagcagctcttctgccagcccagcagggctggggtgctgcctgcagccaccctgggcacagcacagaggcacagagagcttccatcagtcagggcagggaaggggctgagaagtgcctggagcagaatcactgccagcccttggcacaggaacctctggctgcaggacaatgcagctgcagctcctggagtgatCTCCTAAaactggaacatcccaatgcctacagaccctgtgagtacattctctgattgtctcttgtgcagacCAGCCAGGGGTGGCCagtgctgtcctgcagagcagggtcctgcagcccagggcgctgtgatggggcagggactctgctgcctgccagggacagatctcagccagcctggcagctgctctgagcactgggggacaaggtctgggtgggaggagacagctggtaaggcttggaagtgttctcaTGGTGTGGTAAGgatgctgcattgttcaggactgCTCGCAGCGTGGCATTAAACAGCAGAACATAATCAATAGATTatacagggagcagagcaaggcaggggctgcaggaaaggCGAAGTCCTGCTTTTTAATCTATTGTTTTGAGTTACCTGAACGGGATATTGGCCATAAATATTCATTTCAGTTCAGCTtgaggcaaataaaaaaaaaaaaatctctcatcTAAACAAAtcaggcagtgacagaaatcagcACCAGGCCCCTTAGAGGCAGCATCAGTgttgcttttccagcctcctcagggtTGCTCTGACATTCCTatcagaggctgcagagccagagctgcccctgggcagtgcctgagctgggaggggtctgcagggcagagctgagcctccagggctgggcaggcagtggggagaaagtgcccccaagctgtgctgggatatttcaagtcctctccaaacccaactattccatgattactTTTTCTGCAGGTCCCCATGCCAAGACAGaagaaatgtccaacagcagcttcaTAAAGCACTTCCTCCTACTGGCACTGGCAGAtacgcggcagctgcagctcctgcacttctgcctcttgctgggcgtctccctggctgccctcctgggcaacggcctcatcatcagcaccgtagcctgcggccaccacctgcacacgcccatgttcttcttcctgctcaacctggccctcactgacctgggcatgatctgcaccactgtccccaaagccatgcacaattccctctgggacacgAGGAACATATCCTACTCAGGATGTGCcacacagctctttttctttatgttcttcatctcagcagagttTTCCCTTCTGACCGTCATGTGCTACGACtgctacgtgtccatctgcaaacccctgcactacgggaccctcctgggcagcagagcttgtgcccacatggcagcagctgcctgggccagtgcctttctctattcacttctgcacacagccaatacattttccctgcccctgtgccacgGCAATgtcctgggccagttcttctgtgaaatcccacagatcctcaagctctcctgcacCAAAACCTACCTCAGAGAACTTGGGCTCCTTGCGGTCAGTGCCTGTTTAGCacttggctgttttgtgttcactgttttctcctatgtgcagatcttcagggctgtgctgaggatcccctctgagcagggacggcacaaagccttttccacctgccttcctcacctggctgtggtctccctgttcatcagcactgcagcatttgcctacctgaagcccccattcatctcctccccatccctggatctgtcAGTgacagttctgtactcggtggtgcctccagccctgaaccccctcatctacagcctaaggaaccaggagctcaaggctgcagtgcagaGACTGATCACTGGAtggtttcagaaacattaaactgctggccagTGTTTGCaaatcacttttaataaaagtAATCATTAATACTTCTTCTTGGCTTCATTTTAGAGATTCTTTacctttgttttacttttttcctattgtccaaaaagaaatgtcattttttgtttcattggtCATTTTGTTCCTCTCCACCATGCCTGTGGCCACAGACTGTCGCAGAGAGGGGATGTGCTGTTGGTGcctttaaatgaaattatgatCTCTCTCAATaaagttttctgcagaagaCTGCAGAACTTTTctgcccttttgttgccttctggggagctgcagcagcaatgtctgtgtgcagagctgggggcagatcagtgctggcacagcagctgtgcccagcagcaacagcccttggtgttgccagtgctgctgccgtggccctgccccgctgccctggtggccctggtgttgctgcagggcctgagtgatctcggggccgggcacagccctgggggtggcagtgccggggctgcagcagggacaggccatgggcactgctggggcagcgctgacgcctcagcccagggcctgggggctccaggctccttgcccaggttCTCTCAAGAACACGCCCAGGCcaattctcagcacagaaaagccccgtgagcagcctcaggctggccgtgggcaggctgggggcaaacagcatggctggggctctgcaagggccctggggcagacgggaaggagcagcagagcaggggctgatccatccccagtgcgctgcacagccaAGGGCAGCATCGAGAAActgtcctcatggagctgccaacaacatcccccctctgcagccctggcctctctcccagctcacacaggtgccccatccttgcaggcacagacacggcagcactggctcagcagcccctgtttgcattgcacacagcagggggagcacccccatgctgttggtgtggggacatgaacctgagggagcacaaatgccatcagcccctggggccagcaagggctgggggataCCAGGGAAACCACtaagctttgtcctggcctctgcagtcagccagaaagtttgttcccatctgctgggagtttcctgtgccactgcagacgctgttgctcagagccagggctgcctggcagccacccccaaactgccctcagcatttccttggcttcacctttgctttctttcctcttcttgaTACAAATGTCTTCCCATtgcccatccctgttccctcccctgcaaacagcccatctgtgtttgccctttcctctctggccccactccccattgcagttcctgacctGGCACCACgggaacgtcccttgggcagcaggatcatcctacaagtgctgcaggaattgtctgcaggctcctgcagtgcctggtgctgctcccttgccagaggcaccccaggccaggggggcacatctgggctgctgtgtctggctctggggctccctgttctgcgcagtgaggaggagctgcagaggctctgcaggactgacaggatgggctctggggctggcaggagaagctgagggacctgggctg from Zonotrichia leucophrys gambelii isolate GWCS_2022_RI unplaced genomic scaffold, RI_Zleu_2.0 Scaffold_889_20118, whole genome shotgun sequence harbors:
- the LOC135442038 gene encoding olfactory receptor 14J1-like is translated as MSNSSFIKHFLLLALADTRQLQLLHFCLLLGVSLAALLGNGLIISTVACGHHLHTPMFFFLLNLALTDLGMICTTVPKAMHNSLWDTRNISYSGCATQLFFFMFFISAEFSLLTVMCYDCYVSICKPLHYGTLLGSRACAHMAAAAWASAFLYSLLHTANTFSLPLCHGNVLGQFFCEIPQILKLSCTKTYLRELGLLAVSACLALGCFVFTVFSYVQIFRAVLRIPSEQGRHKAFSTCLPHLAVVSLFISTAAFAYLKPPFISSPSLDLSVTVLYSVVPPALNPLIYSLRNQELKAAVQRLITGWFQKH